In one Pseudomonas tensinigenes genomic region, the following are encoded:
- a CDS encoding TIGR03862 family flavoprotein, which produces MTQNSASSPAHVAIIGGGPAGLMAAEVLSQAGIRVDLYDGMPSVGRKFLLAGVGGMNITHSEAYPAFLSRYAERAPQIAPLLRGFDADALCQWIHDLGIETFIGSSGRVFPTDMKAAPLLRAWLKRLRDSGVVIHTRHRWLGWDEHGALRIDSPEGEITVKPDATLLALGGGSWSRLGSDGAWMLPLEQHGVGLAPLQPSNCGFEVQAWSDLMVSKFAGAPLKNIAIGLNDDIPRLGECVITATGIEGSLIYALSAPIRESINQYGAAVIHIDLLPGRPVDKLQTALSKPRGSRSMAKHLHSQVGIDGVKAALLRELTDAATFADPALLARAIKALPLTLVKTRPLDEAISSAGGVTFEAMDERLMLKALPGVFCAGEMLDWEAPTGGYLLTGCFASGRAAGLGIVQWLKS; this is translated from the coding sequence ATGACCCAGAACTCCGCCTCCTCCCCCGCTCACGTCGCCATCATCGGTGGTGGCCCCGCCGGCCTGATGGCCGCCGAAGTGCTGAGCCAGGCCGGAATCCGCGTCGACCTCTACGACGGCATGCCCTCGGTCGGCCGCAAGTTCCTTCTGGCCGGCGTCGGCGGCATGAACATCACCCACTCCGAAGCCTACCCGGCGTTTCTCTCGCGTTACGCCGAACGCGCCCCGCAAATCGCCCCGCTGCTGCGCGGCTTCGACGCCGATGCGTTGTGCCAATGGATTCATGATCTGGGTATCGAAACCTTTATCGGCAGCTCCGGCCGCGTATTCCCGACGGACATGAAAGCCGCGCCACTGTTGCGCGCCTGGCTCAAACGCCTGCGCGATAGCGGCGTAGTTATCCACACCCGCCACCGCTGGCTCGGCTGGGACGAACATGGCGCACTGCGCATCGACAGCCCGGAAGGTGAAATCACCGTCAAACCCGACGCCACCCTGCTCGCCCTCGGCGGCGGCAGCTGGTCGCGCCTCGGTTCCGACGGCGCGTGGATGCTGCCGCTGGAGCAACACGGTGTAGGACTTGCGCCGTTGCAGCCGAGTAATTGCGGCTTCGAAGTGCAGGCCTGGAGCGATTTGATGGTCAGTAAATTCGCCGGCGCGCCGCTGAAAAATATCGCCATCGGTTTGAACGACGACATTCCGCGCTTGGGCGAATGCGTGATCACCGCGACCGGCATTGAAGGTAGTCTGATTTATGCGTTGTCGGCGCCGATTCGTGAGTCGATCAATCAGTATGGCGCGGCGGTTATTCACATTGATCTGTTGCCCGGCCGGCCTGTGGATAAATTGCAGACGGCGTTAAGCAAGCCCCGTGGCTCGCGCTCGATGGCCAAGCATCTGCACAGTCAGGTCGGGATTGATGGGGTTAAAGCGGCGTTGTTGCGTGAACTCACTGATGCGGCGACCTTCGCCGATCCGGCGTTATTGGCGCGGGCGATCAAGGCATTGCCGCTGACGTTGGTGAAAACGCGGCCATTGGACGAGGCGATCAGCAGTGCCGGGGGCGTGACGTTCGAGGCGATGGATGAGCGCTTGATGCTCAAGGCGTTGCCGGGGGTGTTCTGCGCGGGCGAGATGCTCGATTGGGAAGCGCCGACGGGCGGGTATTTGCTGACGGGGTGCTTTGCCAGCGGGCGGGCGGCGGGGTTGGGTATTGTGCAGTGGCTGAAAAGCTAA
- a CDS encoding DEAD/DEAH box helicase: MTFATLGLIEPLLRSLETLGYQTPTPVQAQAIPAVLAGRDLMAAAQTGTGKTAGFALPLLQLLAMEGPKVAANSARALILVPTRELAEQVHESVRQYAENLPLRTYAVYGGVSINPQMMKLRGGVDVLVATPGRLIDLFRQNALKLDQLQTLVLDEADRMLDLGFSEELANIYRMLPKKRQTLLFSATFSDDIRLLAGQMLNDPLTVEVSPRNVAANTVKQWIVTVDKKRKAELFVHLMRKNKWKQVLVFAKTRNGVDALVEKLQGLGVNADGIHGDKPQATRQRALDRFKLSEVQILVATDVAARGLDIEDLPLVINFDLPIVAEDYIHRIGRTGRAGATGEAISLVCADEVNMLSAIEMLTRQTLKRQNEPDFEPEHRVPDTDASGQVIKKPKKPKKPKASGGGGKRNLGKWVDSGETQAPEPSIKPVRKVPVFNTGPRKRKP, translated from the coding sequence ATGACTTTCGCCACCCTTGGCCTGATCGAACCCTTGCTGCGCTCCCTCGAGACGCTCGGCTACCAGACCCCGACGCCGGTTCAGGCGCAAGCCATTCCGGCCGTGCTGGCCGGTCGTGACCTGATGGCTGCCGCCCAGACCGGCACCGGCAAGACCGCCGGTTTCGCCTTGCCGCTGCTGCAGTTGCTGGCCATGGAAGGGCCGAAAGTCGCTGCCAATTCGGCACGTGCGCTGATTCTGGTGCCGACCCGTGAGCTGGCCGAGCAGGTTCATGAGTCTGTGCGCCAGTACGCCGAAAACCTGCCGCTGCGCACTTATGCGGTTTACGGCGGTGTCAGCATCAATCCGCAGATGATGAAGCTGCGCGGCGGCGTCGATGTGCTGGTCGCCACGCCAGGTCGTCTGATCGACCTGTTCCGCCAGAACGCGCTGAAACTCGATCAGTTGCAGACTCTGGTGCTGGATGAAGCCGATCGTATGCTCGACCTGGGCTTCTCCGAAGAACTGGCGAACATTTACCGCATGCTGCCGAAAAAGCGCCAGACCCTGCTGTTCTCCGCGACCTTTTCCGATGACATCCGCCTGCTGGCCGGGCAGATGCTCAACGATCCGCTGACCGTCGAAGTCAGCCCGCGCAACGTTGCGGCCAACACCGTCAAGCAGTGGATCGTCACGGTGGACAAGAAGCGCAAGGCTGAACTGTTCGTGCACCTGATGCGCAAGAACAAGTGGAAGCAGGTGCTGGTGTTCGCCAAGACCCGCAATGGTGTCGATGCGCTGGTGGAAAAACTCCAGGGCCTCGGTGTGAATGCCGACGGTATCCACGGCGACAAACCACAGGCGACCCGTCAGCGCGCGCTGGATCGTTTCAAGCTCAGTGAAGTGCAGATTCTGGTCGCGACTGATGTGGCGGCGCGGGGTCTGGATATCGAAGATCTGCCGCTGGTGATCAACTTCGATCTGCCAATCGTGGCTGAAGACTACATCCACCGCATTGGTCGTACCGGTCGTGCGGGTGCAACCGGTGAGGCGATCTCGCTGGTCTGCGCGGATGAAGTGAACATGTTGTCGGCGATTGAAATGCTGACTCGCCAGACGTTGAAGCGTCAGAACGAGCCGGATTTCGAACCAGAGCACCGTGTGCCGGATACCGATGCCAGTGGTCAGGTGATCAAGAAGCCGAAAAAACCGAAGAAGCCGAAAGCGTCGGGCGGTGGCGGCAAGCGCAATCTGGGCAAGTGGGTCGACAGCGGCGAGACGCAGGCGCCGGAGCCTTCGATCAAGCCTGTGCGTAAGGTGCCGGTGTTTAACACTGGGCCGCGTAAGCGTAAGCCTTAA
- the yedA gene encoding drug/metabolite exporter YedA: protein MPALRRFSLPLIAAFFALYVIWGSTYLVIRIGVEYWPPLMLGGVRFVIAGSLMYAFLRWRGAPAPTWAQWKAAGIIGILLLSFGNGAVSVAEHTGVASGVAALAVATVPLFTLLCGYFWGARNTRLEWAGVALGIIGIAMLNMGSNLQSSPMGAALLIFAAATWAFGSVWSRHLPLPQGAMASAVEMLVGGVVLLIGSAVSGERLQAMPPVEGWLALAYLIFFGSIIAFNSYMYLLKHVRPAAATSYAYVNPAVAVLLGIVFVGETIGIEEALAMLVIISAVVLIGLPQWRRPAQPPIVAPTAVREEQRTN, encoded by the coding sequence ATGCCTGCCTTGCGCCGTTTTTCCTTGCCGCTGATCGCCGCGTTTTTTGCGCTGTACGTGATTTGGGGATCGACCTATCTGGTGATCCGCATTGGCGTCGAGTACTGGCCGCCGCTGATGCTCGGCGGGGTGCGCTTCGTGATCGCCGGCAGCCTGATGTATGCGTTCTTGCGCTGGCGCGGGGCTCCGGCGCCGACCTGGGCGCAGTGGAAAGCGGCGGGGATCATCGGCATTTTGCTGCTCAGTTTCGGTAACGGCGCGGTGAGTGTGGCCGAGCACACCGGTGTGGCTTCCGGGGTTGCTGCGTTGGCGGTGGCGACGGTGCCGCTGTTTACTTTGCTGTGCGGTTATTTCTGGGGCGCGCGTAATACCCGTCTCGAGTGGGCTGGGGTGGCGTTGGGGATTATTGGCATCGCCATGCTCAACATGGGTTCCAACTTGCAATCGAGTCCGATGGGCGCGGCGCTGTTGATTTTCGCGGCGGCGACCTGGGCGTTCGGTTCGGTGTGGAGCAGACATTTGCCGTTGCCGCAGGGCGCGATGGCCAGTGCGGTGGAAATGCTGGTCGGCGGTGTGGTGCTGCTGATCGGCAGCGCCGTCAGTGGCGAGCGTCTGCAAGCAATGCCGCCAGTTGAAGGCTGGCTGGCGCTGGCCTATCTGATCTTCTTTGGATCAATCATCGCCTTCAACTCTTATATGTATTTGCTCAAGCACGTGCGTCCAGCGGCGGCGACCAGTTATGCCTACGTCAACCCGGCGGTGGCGGTGTTGCTGGGGATTGTGTTTGTTGGCGAGACCATCGGGATCGAGGAAGCGCTGGCGATGCTGGTGATCATCAGCGCTGTGGTGTTGATCGGACTGCCGCAGTGGCGCCGTCCGGCACAGCCGCCGATCGTAGCGCCGACAGCCGTTCGCGAAGAACAGCGTACGAATTAG
- a CDS encoding Lrp/AsnC family transcriptional regulator: protein MDKYDRMLLSALLENGRASYADLARKVNLSAPAVAERVAKLEASGVITGYEAKIDLSKIGLPIQCMIELRLHQNGSQKVYDELVKIPQLTECFRVTGDPCVMMKAAVGSMTELEELINRVAKFGFSKTSIVLSSAIEKRVPLGQIEGNGKS from the coding sequence TTGGACAAATACGACCGCATGCTGCTCAGCGCCCTGCTCGAAAATGGCCGCGCGTCCTACGCCGACCTCGCACGCAAAGTGAACCTCTCCGCCCCCGCCGTCGCCGAGCGCGTGGCCAAGCTTGAGGCATCCGGGGTGATTACCGGATATGAGGCGAAAATTGACCTGTCGAAAATCGGCCTGCCGATCCAGTGCATGATCGAATTACGCCTGCACCAGAACGGCAGTCAGAAGGTCTACGACGAACTGGTGAAAATCCCGCAACTGACCGAATGCTTTCGAGTAACGGGCGATCCGTGCGTGATGATGAAGGCTGCTGTGGGGTCAATGACGGAGCTTGAGGAATTGATCAATCGGGTGGCGAAGTTTGGCTTCAGCAAGACGTCGATTGTGCTGTCGAGCGCGATCGAAAAACGCGTGCCGCTCGGCCAGATCGAAGGCAACGGCAAATCCTGA
- a CDS encoding BRO-N domain-containing protein produces MVKVVPTHSETFGSAIPREPLIQPLLFIRHHIQLRATLQHAEAWFCARDIGRLMGLEINSRQVLKLDEDQRRMMHLSGNDGAQEFLMLSESGVYAMLVYHYSPENRHLRRWLTHEIVPMLRQSSKSVPDPHLRLIMCAGETLRLLHWRNEPWIRMRDMPYMLTQEGASYR; encoded by the coding sequence ATGGTCAAGGTTGTCCCCACGCACTCAGAAACTTTCGGTTCAGCAATCCCTCGTGAGCCGCTCATACAACCCCTATTGTTCATCCGTCATCACATTCAACTGCGGGCTACTCTGCAACATGCAGAAGCTTGGTTCTGTGCCCGAGACATCGGTCGTCTCATGGGGCTGGAAATCAATTCGCGGCAAGTGCTCAAGCTGGATGAGGATCAGCGGCGGATGATGCATCTGTCAGGTAATGATGGTGCTCAAGAGTTTTTGATGCTGAGCGAGTCAGGGGTTTACGCAATGCTGGTTTATCATTATTCCCCAGAGAACCGTCATCTGCGTCGTTGGCTGACTCACGAGATTGTGCCAATGCTTCGTCAGAGTTCGAAGTCAGTTCCAGATCCACATCTGCGCTTGATTATGTGTGCCGGGGAAACGTTGAGGCTTCTGCATTGGCGCAATGAGCCATGGATACGCATGCGAGACATGCCGTACATGTTGACTCAGGAAGGGGCCAGCTACAGATGA